The Candidatus Rokuibacteriota bacterium genome segment CCGAGCCGAGCGGAGATGGTGGGAGGGCGAGGTGAGGCGCGCCACGCGCCGAGCCGAGCGGAGATGGTGGGAGGGCGAGGTGAGGCGCGCCACGCGCCGAGCCGAGCGGATGTGGCAGTCGTCCCCGTCTCTTCATCGGTCCCGCCACTCGTCGAGCCACTTCATCTGGATCGCCTCCAGTATTCCCTCGCTGGAGGCCTTCGGATCGTCGCCGAACCCGGGGAGCTCCACGGTCCACCGGTGCAGGTCACTGAACCGCACCGTCAGCGGGTCGGTGTCCGGGTGCCGCTCCGACAGCGCGAGCGCGATCTCCTCGGCATCCGCCCACTTCATAGCT includes the following:
- the iscX gene encoding Fe-S cluster assembly protein IscX codes for the protein MKWADAEEIALALSERHPDTDPLTVRFSDLHRWTVELPGFGDDPKASSEGILEAIQMKWLDEWRDR